The following is a genomic window from Sulfuricella sp..
GATGCTTGGTACACAGACTGAGCCACAGCCTTGTCACCACCCTCGATCGACTTAATCACTTTTTTGATCGCGGTGCGCAGGGTAGAACGCAAGCTGGCATTGTGCATGCGTTGCTTGTCATTCTGACGTGCGCGCTTCCTAGCTTGGG
Proteins encoded in this region:
- the rpsT gene encoding 30S ribosomal protein S20, with product MANSAQARKRARQNDKQRMHNASLRSTLRTAIKKVIKSIEGGDKAVAQSVYQASVAVIDSIADKNIIHKNKAARHKSRLSGAIKAMAA